A single window of Gemmatimonadales bacterium DNA harbors:
- a CDS encoding ankyrin repeat domain-containing protein — protein MVVLLLLVLLIAGCSHPAPPPPPNRAEELVRAVRDDSATAIHRLLSAGISPDTLAPDGTRPLTEAARNGRMAAMQVLLDADARPDLRDSSGASAMDDAVIDEHRDIALLLVIHAARDAGESPAAAAWFDSLGAHRPPGDWRHVLDGELTSLALLGAVIDGRDALVGSLRRASGVPNRTGYAPLLVAARLGDEHAVTDLLQGGANPDAEVAGHLHETPLMEAARDGYVAVARTLIHAGAHVDRFDAAHETALMWAVREGETDYAKALLDAGAQRNLRNAAGETALDLATRIKHDDLIRVLTPP, from the coding sequence ATGGTAGTCCTCCTGTTGCTGGTCCTGCTCATTGCGGGGTGCTCGCATCCGGCCCCACCGCCGCCGCCCAATCGTGCCGAAGAGCTGGTCCGCGCGGTGCGCGACGACTCGGCGACCGCGATCCATCGGCTGCTCTCGGCCGGCATCTCACCCGACACGCTCGCCCCCGACGGCACCCGGCCGCTCACCGAAGCGGCGCGGAACGGCAGGATGGCGGCGATGCAGGTCCTGCTCGACGCCGACGCCCGGCCCGATCTGCGCGATTCGTCCGGCGCCTCGGCGATGGACGATGCGGTCATCGATGAGCACCGCGACATCGCCCTCCTTCTCGTGATTCACGCCGCGCGCGACGCGGGTGAGAGCCCCGCGGCGGCGGCGTGGTTCGATTCCCTTGGCGCACACCGCCCGCCGGGTGATTGGCGCCACGTCCTCGACGGCGAGCTCACATCGCTCGCGCTCCTTGGCGCGGTGATCGACGGTCGGGACGCGCTGGTGGGTTCGCTCCGCCGCGCGTCCGGCGTGCCGAATCGGACCGGATACGCGCCGCTTCTTGTGGCTGCGCGCCTTGGTGACGAGCACGCAGTGACCGACCTGCTGCAGGGAGGCGCCAACCCTGATGCCGAGGTCGCCGGTCACCTGCACGAGACTCCATTGATGGAGGCGGCACGCGATGGTTACGTCGCCGTGGCGCGGACGCTGATCCACGCCGGCGCGCACGTCGATCGTTTCGACGCCGCACACGAGACTGCGTTGATGTGGGCGGTGCGGGAAGGGGAGACCGACTACGCGAAGGCGTTGCTCGATGCTGGGGCACAACGGAATCTTCGCAACGCCGCCGGGGAGACGGCGCTCGACCTTGCCACGCGGATCAAGCACGACGACCTGATCCGGGTGCTCACGCCACCCTGA